The following is a genomic window from Pseudomonadota bacterium.
ATGGGAATCAAGTGCCCATGCCCGGGCATATCAGGGTCTAGTGGCCAAGCAGCAGCAATTTGACGAGGATTGTATTGGCTGTCACTCCTTGGCTTACGCTCGTGATGGTGGTTTTTCTGACCTGAAAGATATAAGCTTCTATGCAAATGTTCAATGTGAATCGTGCCATGGGCCAGGCTCAATGCACGTTAATTCGAAAGGAGATCCGGAGCAAATAGTCAAAACACAGGATGTTGAAATCTGTTTAGAATGTCATATTCCGGAAAAAAGTCCCGACTTTGTTTTTATGGATTATTTCACTTTAATGTGTACGGGAAAGAAGAAATAGACAACCAGAGGGGGGTGCATAAACTAAAAAAGTGGGCGGCTGAAACAGCCGCCCACTTTTTTCTTTATTTGATGGATTTAGAAAAATGATATTACTTGTACTCTCCGGGTTCCAGGGTTTCGATAGTTGAATGGTGCTGGAGTTTTTCCTGGGCCTTGTCAAGGAGTGTACGGACTTTGGCTGCCAGATTCTGGGAGAATGTAAGGTTGTGAATCGGGTTTCCCTGACGCAGCTGTTTCAGATTTTTCTCTGCGTTATTGAGAAGATCCTGAACGTCGTAGGTGTATTGACCATTCTTGATGGCAAACAGCACCATCTTTTGGCTTGCCTGCAGCTCTTTATATAAGGAGTCAACCTTCAAAGCCTCGACTTGGGTTTTCCAGTCATCCACCATCGGGCCATAGCTGTCGTCATGACATTCAATGCAGGTTTGTTTGATCCCTGCCAAGGTGGTTTCCTTTTCTTCTGCCACTTGGATATGGCATTCCTGACAAGTAACTTCCTTGGCCATGGGGTTTGCTGCCCCACGGATGTCGCAGCTGATTTCATCGCAGGCATTCTGACCTTTAAAAAGGTTGAAAGTTGCGACATGGCAATCTTCGCAGAGAACCGAACCCATTCCGGAACCGTGGTGACAGCTGCTGCAGCCTTTCATGAGTGTATGCCCATGGCGGTCACGGGGGCTGTGGCATTCCAGGCAATCCAGGCCCTCATCGCTGACGTGGACGTCATGAGGAAACTGAACCCCGCCAAATGGCACGGGTTTGGTTTCGATACACTCTACACAACTGTGGCAGAGTTCAGTGCAGCCGGAGGGTGAGATTATTTCCTGGGCGACGTATTTAGGAATTAGCAGCGCCAGAGCTTTTTCCACCCTTTCCCGGCTGTCAGCCAGGATTTTCAAGGCATAATCAATATTGTGCAGGCCGTAGCCTTTTTTGGTAAACTGCAGCTGTTGATGAGCCTGTTCCAACAGTAATGAGGCATCACCATAGCGGCTGGCTTTCTTGTGACGTGCTACTTTGTTGCGGGCCTGCAGAAGGGTCGTTTCCGTTTTATCCAATTCTTCAGTCAACAGTTTTTTCCAGTGTTTAGCCATGTCGTCGTAGCCGGGACCATGACAGGCTGAACATGATTTGATAATGTCATCAAACCCCTGCCGCTTGATTCCTTTCACCGGGCCTTCGCCGGAATCAGAGAGGGCAATATGACAGCTGGCGCAATCAAGGTGGGCCAGGTACATGGCGCTTGGCAGATCAGGAATATCCTTGACACCTTTCCCCATGAACATCATCCGCTCCAGATTATGTTGTTCCAAAGTATGGCACTTGACGCAGTTGCTGTCATAGTGATAACCGCTTAAAACTGTTTTTTTCACCTGCTTTTTACCGGGTACCGGGCTGTCCGTCGGTCGGGGAATGAAATGGTTGATGTCTGCATGACAACGGAAACACTCCACTTTATGCAGGGATACATGATTCAGGTGGAGGTGTTCACTGGTGTGTTTACTCTCTAAAATTTCCGGTTCAGCGTGACATTGAACGCAGATGTTGTCTTTCATATCCCCTTCACCGAATACCACATCAAAATGGCATTGTTCGCAGAGGACTTTCCGATCAAGATAATCTTTATGTACGAAGGGCAGGTTTTCATTGGCATCGATGAAGATTTTAGCCTTGGTTTGCGGATGGCAAAGTTGGCAGTCAGCCATCTCAGGATGCTCATCTTTTTTGTAAAAGTGACAGGTAAAACAGGTGGTTTCAGTAACCGTCAGGTGTTTTCCCTGGACGATCTGGGAATGGCAGCTGACACATTTCAGTTTTTTGCCGCGGCGCAGTTCACTGGTATGGGTATCGTGGCTGAATGTGACCCCTTTGAACGTCACATCGTTGCTGTGAAGATCCTGGGTTGAATGGCAGCCTTCCCGCAGGCAGCTGGCGTCACTGACCTGAGTGTGAGGACGGGGTGGGGCCGTGCCGGTAATTTTGAGGACCACGTGAGTCTGGGCTTTCCACTTGCCTTTCAACTCACCCCAAAGCCCCGGCTCAAAATGGCAATCCAGACAACTGACATCCTTGTGCGTTGATTGCTTCCAGGATTCGATATAAATGTCCATATTGTGGCACATGGCACAGAATTTATAATTAGCGGTAGCATGGAGCATCGCAGCGATTAGA
Proteins encoded in this region:
- a CDS encoding NapC/NirT family cytochrome c, yielding MIAFIRDFTGEALRGTRQHKKGIAIFTAVAFIGFIILIAAMLHATANYKFCAMCHNMDIYIESWKQSTHKDVSCLDCHFEPGLWGELKGKWKAQTHVVLKITGTAPPRPHTQVSDASCLREGCHSTQDLHSNDVTFKGVTFSHDTHTSELRRGKKLKCVSCHSQIVQGKHLTVTETTCFTCHFYKKDEHPEMADCQLCHPQTKAKIFIDANENLPFVHKDYLDRKVLCEQCHFDVVFGEGDMKDNICVQCHAEPEILESKHTSEHLHLNHVSLHKVECFRCHADINHFIPRPTDSPVPGKKQVKKTVLSGYHYDSNCVKCHTLEQHNLERMMFMGKGVKDIPDLPSAMYLAHLDCASCHIALSDSGEGPVKGIKRQGFDDIIKSCSACHGPGYDDMAKHWKKLLTEELDKTETTLLQARNKVARHKKASRYGDASLLLEQAHQQLQFTKKGYGLHNIDYALKILADSRERVEKALALLIPKYVAQEIISPSGCTELCHSCVECIETKPVPFGGVQFPHDVHVSDEGLDCLECHSPRDRHGHTLMKGCSSCHHGSGMGSVLCEDCHVATFNLFKGQNACDEISCDIRGAANPMAKEVTCQECHIQVAEEKETTLAGIKQTCIECHDDSYGPMVDDWKTQVEALKVDSLYKELQASQKMVLFAIKNGQYTYDVQDLLNNAEKNLKQLRQGNPIHNLTFSQNLAAKVRTLLDKAQEKLQHHSTIETLEPGEYK